The following proteins come from a genomic window of Pannonibacter sp. XCT-53:
- a CDS encoding diguanylate cyclase domain-containing protein, with protein MIRLVSLLNRRKGFWHALAVALVVLLVGASLTTYVGNLIRDANVDRHKAAAVSVLSEARARLLGTIGRTLSLGTGLMNYVVVNPRIGELQFRRYSAEMIAQDRSIRSIALAPGNVVRFVHPLEGNERVIGLDYASNREQWRGIHQAMESRSVVLAGPVNLVQGGRGILARLPIYVPAFGSPGEPARTYWGIASVMFDEQAMLASAGLSTLVGEYEIALQVPGDGERPTSTILGQPDLFERDSARLDVLLPGAVSWQLAAIPRQGWVHTSTEFWLAVAAGYGATLLLAAMSFFVVFEMLRARQLAHHDPLTGLPNRRLLEDRMEQLASFSDRSGLGFQVFFVDLNDFKPINDQHGHAIGDLMLVEIGRRLRSETRRADTVARIGGDEFVVLTPGLMQEADAAQFSRRLAAAVCEPMTIGAATLSVKASVGRASYPQDARSIRELLDLADTRMYAQKQQRFETLFTEVRAANGS; from the coding sequence TTGATCCGACTGGTCAGCCTGCTGAACCGACGCAAGGGATTTTGGCATGCACTGGCGGTTGCGCTGGTCGTGCTGCTCGTCGGCGCGAGCCTGACGACCTATGTCGGCAACCTCATCCGCGACGCCAATGTCGACCGGCACAAGGCTGCGGCCGTCTCCGTGCTGTCGGAGGCACGGGCCCGTCTGCTCGGCACCATCGGCCGGACCCTGTCCCTCGGCACCGGCCTGATGAACTATGTGGTCGTCAATCCCCGCATCGGCGAATTGCAGTTTCGCCGCTACAGCGCCGAGATGATCGCGCAGGACAGGAGCATCCGTTCCATTGCCCTGGCGCCCGGCAACGTGGTGCGCTTCGTTCATCCGCTGGAGGGGAACGAGCGCGTCATCGGGCTCGACTATGCCAGCAATCGCGAGCAGTGGCGGGGCATCCACCAGGCCATGGAAAGCCGCTCCGTGGTCCTCGCCGGTCCGGTCAATCTTGTCCAGGGTGGACGCGGCATCCTCGCGCGGCTGCCGATCTATGTTCCGGCCTTCGGCAGTCCCGGAGAGCCGGCCCGCACCTACTGGGGCATTGCCTCCGTGATGTTCGACGAACAGGCGATGCTGGCATCGGCTGGTCTGAGCACCCTTGTCGGGGAATACGAGATTGCGCTGCAGGTCCCGGGGGATGGCGAGCGGCCGACATCCACGATCCTGGGGCAGCCGGACCTGTTCGAGCGTGATTCGGCGCGCCTCGACGTCCTGCTCCCGGGGGCGGTGTCGTGGCAGCTGGCTGCGATCCCGCGCCAGGGCTGGGTGCACACGTCGACGGAATTCTGGCTGGCAGTCGCGGCCGGCTACGGCGCGACGCTGTTGCTTGCTGCCATGAGTTTCTTCGTTGTCTTCGAGATGTTGCGGGCGCGCCAGCTCGCCCATCATGACCCGCTCACGGGCCTGCCCAACCGCCGCCTGCTCGAGGACCGCATGGAGCAGCTTGCGAGCTTCAGCGACCGCTCCGGCCTGGGCTTCCAGGTGTTCTTCGTCGACCTCAACGACTTCAAGCCGATCAACGACCAGCATGGCCACGCCATCGGGGATCTCATGCTGGTCGAGATCGGTCGCCGGCTGCGGTCGGAGACCCGGCGGGCCGACACCGTGGCGCGAATCGGTGGCGACGAGTTCGTTGTCCTGACCCCCGGCCTGATGCAGGAGGCGGATGCGGCCCAGTTCAGCCGGCGGCTCGCGGCGGCGGTCTGCGAGCCGATGACAATCGGCGCGGCGACGCTGTCGGTGAAGGCCAGCGTCGGACGGGCCTCCTATCCCCAGGACGCCCGCAGCATCCGCGAGCTGCTCGACCTCGCCGACACCCGGATGTACGCCCAGAAGCAGCAGCGCTTCGAGACGCTCTTCACCGAGGTCCGCGCGGCCAACGGTTCTTAA
- a CDS encoding extracellular solute-binding protein: protein MTDHLQPTRRTLLRLSAAAAAAATLPLGAFGTSGAARAQPALRHGLSVFGELKYAPGFEAFEYVRRDAPKGGRISFSAPSWAYNQNPQTFNTFNTFILKGDAPPRMEMCFDSLMVRALDEPDAIYGLVAAGVEIAADGNSYIFHLRPEARFHDGSRLTADDVAFSLNLLKASGHPQISQAIQEFTEARALDEARVEVLFSGKQTRQLPLIVAGLPIFSRRYYSAYDFTQSTLTPPLSSGPYKVGAHEVGRFVEYHRVTDWWAQDLPVSRGQNNFDVIRLEFFRERQVTFEAFKKGLLTFHEEFTSKTWNTEYTFPAVTEGKVLKKEIPDNRPSGAQGWFFNARLPKFADPRVRRALGFAFDFEWSNQNLFYGMYRRTQSFFQNSDMMATGLPDAAELALLEPFRNRLPAEVFGEPALAPVSDGSGNDRSLLRQAAQLLADAGLERREGVLYGLDGKPFTIEFLDDSIAFDRVVQPLITNFKRLGIEATSRIVDPAQYQSRENDFDFEVTGRRFSLSATLSDETRDFWSSQSADRPGSRNLSGIKDPVVDALIDKALAASTRQDMVIAARALDRVLRAGHYWIPQWNKPYHSVAIWDVFGYPEKPPFYDFPVETTWWFDTDRAARIGMAG, encoded by the coding sequence ATGACCGACCATCTCCAGCCGACCCGGCGCACGCTTCTCAGGCTGTCGGCCGCAGCGGCGGCGGCAGCGACCCTGCCGCTCGGCGCCTTCGGCACCTCCGGCGCCGCACGCGCGCAGCCTGCGTTGCGGCACGGGCTGTCGGTGTTCGGCGAGCTGAAGTACGCGCCCGGCTTCGAGGCGTTCGAGTATGTCCGCAGGGACGCTCCCAAGGGCGGGCGGATCTCCTTCTCCGCGCCAAGCTGGGCCTACAACCAGAACCCGCAGACCTTCAACACGTTCAACACCTTCATTCTCAAGGGCGATGCGCCGCCGCGAATGGAGATGTGCTTCGACAGCCTGATGGTGCGTGCGCTCGACGAGCCGGATGCGATCTACGGGCTGGTTGCGGCGGGCGTCGAGATTGCGGCGGACGGCAACAGCTACATCTTCCACCTGCGGCCGGAAGCGCGCTTCCATGACGGCTCCAGGCTGACGGCAGACGATGTGGCCTTCAGCCTCAACCTGCTCAAGGCGTCGGGCCATCCCCAGATCAGCCAGGCGATCCAGGAGTTCACCGAGGCCCGCGCGCTGGACGAGGCGCGTGTCGAGGTCCTGTTCTCCGGCAAGCAGACGCGCCAGCTGCCGTTGATCGTCGCCGGCCTGCCGATCTTTTCCCGCCGCTACTACAGCGCCTACGACTTCACCCAGTCCACCCTGACACCGCCGCTCTCCTCCGGTCCCTACAAGGTCGGCGCGCATGAGGTCGGCCGCTTCGTGGAGTATCACCGGGTGACCGACTGGTGGGCCCAGGATCTGCCGGTGTCGCGCGGTCAGAACAATTTTGACGTGATCCGCCTGGAATTCTTCCGCGAGCGCCAGGTCACGTTCGAGGCCTTCAAGAAGGGCCTGCTCACGTTCCACGAGGAATTCACCTCCAAGACCTGGAACACCGAATACACCTTTCCGGCGGTCACCGAGGGCAAGGTGCTGAAGAAGGAGATCCCGGACAACCGGCCGAGCGGCGCGCAGGGCTGGTTCTTCAACGCCCGGCTGCCGAAATTCGCCGACCCGCGGGTGCGGCGCGCGCTCGGCTTTGCCTTCGACTTCGAGTGGTCGAACCAGAACCTGTTCTACGGCATGTACCGGCGGACCCAGTCCTTCTTCCAGAACTCGGACATGATGGCCACCGGGCTTCCGGACGCCGCCGAGCTGGCGTTGCTCGAACCCTTCCGGAACCGGTTGCCGGCCGAGGTTTTCGGCGAGCCGGCGCTTGCGCCGGTCTCCGACGGATCGGGCAACGACCGGAGCCTGCTGCGCCAGGCGGCCCAGCTGCTCGCCGACGCCGGTCTCGAACGCCGCGAAGGGGTGCTCTACGGGCTCGACGGCAAGCCCTTCACCATCGAGTTCCTTGACGACTCGATCGCCTTCGACCGGGTGGTGCAGCCCCTCATCACCAACTTCAAGCGCCTCGGCATCGAGGCGACATCGCGGATCGTCGATCCGGCGCAATACCAGTCGCGCGAGAATGACTTCGACTTCGAGGTGACCGGACGGCGCTTCTCCCTCTCGGCCACGCTGAGCGACGAGACGCGCGACTTCTGGAGCAGCCAGTCGGCCGACCGCCCCGGCAGCCGCAACCTGTCGGGGATCAAGGATCCTGTCGTGGATGCGCTGATCGACAAGGCGCTGGCGGCCAGCACGCGCCAGGACATGGTGATCGCCGCCCGCGCGCTTGACCGTGTCCTGCGTGCGGGGCACTACTGGATCCCCCAGTGGAACAAGCCATATCACTCGGTGGCCATCTGGGACGTCTTCGGCTATCCGGAGAAACCGCCGTTCTACGACTTCCCGGTCGAGACCACCTGGTGGTTCGACACGGACAGGGCAGCCAGGATCGGCATGGCAGGCTGA
- a CDS encoding 3-deoxy-manno-octulosonate cytidylyltransferase: MTSALVVIPSRMAATRLPQKPLADIAGKPMIVRVLEQALAADIGPVTVACDDLRILEAVRDHGGAAVMTRPDHESGSDRIHEAAELIDPDGRHDVILNLQGDVPLIAPEAIRAAFAPLADPAVDIGTIMTEIRDEADKVDPSFVKAIASPLSGARHRALYFTRATAPTGPGPLYQHIGVYAYRRKALSTFVTLAPSPLEKREKLEQLRALEAGMRIDISLIDSAPMDVNTPQDLERVRKVFASL; encoded by the coding sequence GTGACATCCGCACTTGTCGTCATTCCTTCCCGCATGGCTGCCACCCGGCTGCCGCAAAAGCCCCTCGCCGACATTGCCGGCAAACCGATGATCGTGCGCGTGCTGGAGCAGGCGCTGGCTGCCGACATCGGGCCCGTGACGGTTGCCTGCGACGATTTGCGCATCCTGGAGGCCGTCCGCGATCACGGCGGCGCAGCGGTGATGACGCGGCCCGACCATGAGTCCGGCTCGGACCGCATCCATGAGGCGGCCGAGCTGATCGACCCGGACGGCCGTCATGACGTCATCCTGAACCTGCAGGGCGACGTGCCGCTGATCGCGCCGGAGGCAATCCGTGCAGCCTTTGCCCCGCTCGCCGATCCGGCGGTCGACATCGGCACGATCATGACGGAAATCCGCGACGAGGCGGACAAGGTTGATCCGAGCTTCGTCAAGGCGATTGCCTCGCCCCTGTCGGGCGCCCGCCACCGCGCGCTGTACTTTACCCGCGCCACCGCGCCGACCGGACCCGGTCCGCTGTACCAGCACATCGGCGTCTATGCCTACCGCCGCAAGGCGCTGTCGACCTTTGTCACCCTCGCCCCGTCGCCGCTCGAGAAGCGCGAGAAGCTCGAGCAGCTGCGGGCGCTGGAGGCCGGAATGCGCATCGACATCAGCCTGATCGACAGCGCCCCGATGGACGTCAACACGCCCCAGGATCTCGAACGGGTGCGCAAGGTCTTCGCGTCGCTTTGA
- a CDS encoding ABC transporter ATP-binding protein, whose protein sequence is MTDAPASSLLSVRDLSVAFTQGGQQSLAVNRISFDIHPGETLAVVGESGSGKSVTALSVLKLLPYPTASHPGGTIRFKGQELVGASEDAMRKLRGNDISMIFQEPMTSLNPLHSVERQISEILRVHRGLGETAARARVIELLTQVGIRDPETRLGSYPHQLSGGQRQRVMIAMALANEPDLLIADEPTTALDVTVQAQILKLLKDLQQARGMAMLFITHDLGIVRKIADRVCVMTRGEIVEAGPVAEVFSRPRHAYTQHLLAAEPKGQPPVEDLSRPAVVETRDLKVWFPVKRGLMRRTVSHIKAVDGIDLTLREGQTLGIVGESGSGKTTLGLAILRMISSTGQIAFRGQDISRYSWKEMRPLRRDMQIVFQDPFGALSPRMSVADIVGEGLQVHHPRLTPEERDRKVATALAEVGLDAATRFRYPHEFSGGQRQRISIARALVLEPKFVMLDEPTSALDMSVQAQVVDLLRELQQRHRLTYLFISHDLKVVRALANDIIVMRQGKVVEAGPARRVFEAPQTDYTRALLSAAFHLETADTGVVSQ, encoded by the coding sequence ATGACTGACGCCCCTGCATCCTCGCTCCTGTCCGTCCGGGATCTTTCCGTCGCCTTCACCCAGGGCGGACAGCAGTCGTTGGCCGTCAATCGCATCAGCTTCGACATCCATCCCGGCGAGACGCTGGCCGTCGTGGGAGAAAGCGGATCGGGCAAGTCCGTCACGGCCCTCTCCGTGCTCAAGCTGCTGCCCTATCCGACCGCATCACACCCCGGTGGCACGATCCGTTTCAAGGGCCAGGAGCTGGTCGGCGCTTCCGAGGATGCCATGCGCAAGCTGCGCGGCAACGACATCTCGATGATCTTTCAGGAGCCGATGACCTCGCTCAATCCGCTGCATTCGGTCGAGCGGCAGATCTCGGAGATCCTGCGCGTGCACCGCGGCCTGGGCGAGACGGCGGCCCGTGCCCGGGTGATCGAGCTTCTGACCCAGGTCGGCATCCGCGATCCCGAAACCCGGCTGGGGTCCTATCCGCACCAGCTCTCCGGTGGTCAGCGCCAGCGGGTGATGATCGCCATGGCACTCGCCAACGAGCCCGACCTCCTCATCGCCGACGAGCCGACGACGGCACTGGACGTGACGGTTCAGGCCCAGATCCTCAAGCTGCTGAAGGACCTGCAGCAGGCGCGCGGCATGGCGATGCTGTTCATCACCCATGACCTCGGCATCGTCCGCAAGATCGCCGACCGGGTCTGCGTCATGACCAGGGGCGAGATCGTCGAGGCCGGGCCTGTCGCCGAGGTCTTCAGCCGGCCGCGTCATGCCTACACGCAGCATCTGCTGGCGGCAGAGCCGAAGGGTCAGCCGCCGGTCGAGGACCTGTCCCGCCCTGCTGTTGTCGAGACCCGTGATCTCAAGGTCTGGTTTCCGGTCAAGCGCGGTCTCATGCGCCGGACCGTCTCCCACATCAAGGCGGTCGACGGCATCGATCTGACCCTCCGCGAGGGCCAGACGCTCGGCATCGTCGGCGAGAGCGGCTCCGGCAAGACGACACTGGGGCTGGCGATCCTGCGCATGATCTCTTCGACCGGCCAGATCGCGTTCCGCGGCCAGGACATTTCCCGCTACTCGTGGAAAGAGATGCGGCCGCTGCGGCGCGACATGCAGATCGTGTTCCAGGATCCCTTCGGGGCGCTCAGCCCCCGCATGTCCGTGGCGGACATCGTCGGCGAGGGGCTGCAGGTGCATCATCCGCGCCTCACCCCGGAGGAGCGCGACCGCAAGGTGGCCACTGCCCTGGCGGAAGTCGGGCTGGATGCCGCCACCCGGTTCCGGTACCCGCATGAATTCTCGGGCGGACAGCGCCAGCGCATCTCGATTGCCCGGGCGCTGGTGCTCGAACCGAAGTTCGTCATGCTGGACGAACCGACCTCCGCCCTCGACATGAGCGTGCAGGCCCAGGTGGTCGACCTCCTGCGCGAGCTGCAACAGCGGCACAGGCTGACCTACCTCTTCATCTCGCATGACCTGAAGGTCGTGCGGGCGCTGGCCAACGACATCATCGTCATGCGCCAGGGCAAAGTCGTCGAGGCCGGCCCGGCCCGCCGGGTTTTCGAGGCACCGCAGACGGATTACACCCGCGCCCTGCTGTCGGCAGCCTTCCATCTCGAGACCGCCGACACCGGCGTCGTCAGCCAGTAG
- a CDS encoding c-type cytochrome, producing the protein MDSFELNKAAGAVLMVLLLTMGVGIVSDVIFTPTTPEKPGYEIVVASAESAAPAEEAAADVAPLSERLMAGTVEDGEKAAKKCAACHSFEKGGPNKVGPDLWGLLGRKPGTHAGFSYSTAMVAFGEANPAWTFEHLYAFLENPKAHVPGTSMGFAGIKKADERVDLIVYMNSLSDSPLPLQ; encoded by the coding sequence ATGGATTCCTTTGAGCTGAACAAAGCCGCCGGTGCGGTTTTGATGGTGCTTCTGCTGACGATGGGTGTGGGCATCGTCTCGGATGTCATCTTCACGCCAACGACCCCGGAAAAGCCGGGTTATGAAATCGTCGTCGCATCGGCCGAGAGCGCGGCGCCTGCCGAGGAAGCTGCTGCCGACGTTGCTCCCCTGTCCGAGCGCCTGATGGCCGGCACGGTCGAAGACGGCGAGAAGGCCGCCAAGAAGTGCGCCGCCTGCCACAGCTTTGAAAAGGGTGGCCCGAACAAGGTTGGTCCGGATCTGTGGGGCCTGCTCGGCCGCAAGCCCGGCACCCATGCCGGCTTCTCGTATTCCACCGCCATGGTCGCCTTCGGCGAAGCCAACCCGGCCTGGACCTTCGAGCATCTCTATGCCTTCCTCGAGAACCCGAAGGCGCATGTCCCGGGCACCTCGATGGGCTTTGCCGGCATCAAGAAGGCCGACGAGCGCGTCGACCTGATCGTCTACATGAACAGCCTTTCCGACAGCCCGCTGCCGCTGCAGTAA
- a CDS encoding extracellular solute-binding protein has protein sequence MTAGPKAPKAVFLALAATLLLAPVTTVRAQSPEPVWQHATALSGTPKYGPDVTHFEYVNPEAPKGGSVRLADTGGFDTFNPVLPKGNPAPGIGLIYDTLMETALDEVDISGSYGVIAEAMRYPDDYSWVEYRLNPKARWHDGKPITVSDVIWSFQKITEVSPPQKFYYKNVVRAEERPGGVVRFEFDVKGNRELPHIMSQLLILPQHWWEGTNAQGEKRDIARGTLEPPLGNGPYRIKSFVAGRDVVYERVPDYWGADLPIRVGTNNFDEIRYVVFMDQAVELEAFKGDQYDFRQELSASQWAKAYDFPAIREGRVVKEEFVDKGSGRMQAFVPNLRRPKFQDARVRQALNYAYDFETTNEIVSANLLKRIGSYFAGTDLGATGLPTGKELEILETLRGQIPEEVFTTEFRNPVGGNPENVRNNLRQAVRLLTEAGFRRENGQIIDPTSGEQFTIEFLYFDKSAERTLLPYAKNLESIGIRPVLRLVDQPQYINRINSRDFDMATLVWGQSLSPGNEQRDFWGSEAADREQSRNYAGIKNPAVDTLIDRIVFAKDRAELVAATKALDRVLLWNHYVVPQFYADKDRTVRWNRFGHPAKMPEFTFAFPTIWWYDAALAAKTGAPK, from the coding sequence ATGACCGCAGGCCCGAAGGCACCCAAGGCTGTCTTTCTCGCCCTAGCCGCTACTCTCCTGCTTGCACCGGTCACCACCGTCCGCGCCCAGAGCCCCGAACCGGTCTGGCAGCATGCGACGGCGCTGTCCGGAACGCCGAAATACGGCCCGGACGTGACGCATTTCGAATATGTCAATCCGGAGGCGCCGAAGGGCGGCTCCGTGCGCCTGGCCGACACGGGTGGCTTCGACACGTTCAATCCCGTCCTGCCCAAGGGCAACCCCGCGCCCGGCATCGGCCTCATCTACGACACGCTGATGGAAACGGCGCTCGACGAGGTCGATATCAGCGGCTCCTACGGCGTGATCGCGGAGGCCATGCGCTATCCCGATGATTACTCGTGGGTCGAGTACCGGCTCAATCCCAAGGCCCGCTGGCACGACGGCAAGCCGATTACCGTGTCGGATGTCATCTGGTCGTTCCAGAAGATCACCGAGGTCAGCCCGCCGCAGAAATTCTACTACAAGAATGTCGTCCGGGCCGAGGAGCGCCCCGGTGGGGTCGTGCGCTTCGAGTTCGACGTGAAGGGCAATCGCGAGCTGCCGCACATCATGAGCCAGCTGCTGATCCTGCCGCAGCACTGGTGGGAAGGCACCAACGCCCAGGGGGAAAAGCGCGACATCGCGCGCGGCACGCTGGAGCCGCCGCTGGGCAACGGTCCCTACCGGATCAAGTCCTTCGTCGCCGGCCGCGATGTCGTCTACGAGCGGGTGCCCGACTACTGGGGCGCCGACCTGCCCATTCGGGTCGGAACCAACAATTTCGACGAGATCCGCTATGTGGTCTTCATGGACCAGGCTGTCGAGCTGGAAGCCTTCAAGGGCGACCAGTACGACTTCCGCCAGGAGCTGAGCGCCAGCCAGTGGGCCAAGGCCTATGATTTCCCGGCGATCCGCGAGGGCCGCGTCGTCAAGGAAGAGTTCGTCGACAAGGGATCGGGGCGCATGCAGGCCTTCGTGCCGAACCTGCGCCGCCCCAAGTTCCAGGACGCGCGCGTCCGCCAGGCCCTGAACTATGCCTATGACTTCGAGACCACCAACGAGATCGTCTCGGCCAACCTGCTGAAGCGCATCGGCTCCTATTTCGCCGGCACGGATCTCGGGGCCACCGGTCTGCCGACGGGCAAGGAACTGGAAATCCTTGAAACCCTGCGCGGCCAGATCCCGGAAGAGGTGTTCACGACCGAGTTCCGCAATCCGGTCGGCGGCAACCCGGAAAATGTCCGCAACAACCTGCGCCAGGCGGTCCGCCTGCTGACGGAGGCCGGGTTCAGGCGCGAGAACGGCCAGATCATCGACCCGACCTCGGGCGAGCAGTTCACGATCGAGTTCCTGTATTTCGACAAGAGCGCGGAACGCACCCTGCTGCCCTATGCCAAGAACCTCGAGAGCATCGGCATCCGCCCGGTGCTGCGCCTCGTCGACCAGCCGCAATACATCAACCGCATCAACAGCCGCGACTTCGACATGGCGACGCTGGTCTGGGGGCAGTCCCTGTCGCCCGGCAACGAGCAGCGGGATTTCTGGGGCTCCGAGGCAGCCGACCGGGAGCAGTCGCGCAACTACGCCGGGATCAAGAACCCCGCCGTCGACACGCTCATCGACCGGATCGTCTTCGCCAAGGACCGCGCGGAGCTGGTTGCGGCGACGAAGGCGCTGGACCGCGTGCTGCTGTGGAACCACTACGTCGTGCCGCAGTTCTATGCCGACAAGGACCGGACCGTGCGCTGGAACCGCTTCGGTCACCCGGCGAAGATGCCCGAGTTCACCTTCGCCTTCCCGACGATCTGGTGGTACGACGCCGCGCTGGCGGCCAAGACGGGAGCTCCGAAATGA
- a CDS encoding microcin C ABC transporter permease YejB — translation MGAYILRRLLLMIPTLVGIMAINFIIIQFAPGGPVERVIAQLQGNDVSATSRISGGGSDFGGTGEAQATPGDVNTSKYRGAQGLDPEFIRQLEVQFGFDKPPLERFLTMLWNYARFDFGESYFRDISILDLIIEKLPVSVSLGLWMMLISYAISIPLGIRKAVREGTPFDVWTSGIIIVAYAIPSFLFAVMLIVFFAGGSFLDWFPLRGLASDNWAQLSWPERIVDYIWHMTLPLVAMALSAFATTTLLTKNSFLEEIRKQYVITARAKGLTDRQVLYGHVFRNAMLIVIAGFPGAFISAFFAGALLIETIFSLDGLGLLGFESVINRDYAVVFATLYIFSLLGLLVNLLSDLMYTWIDPRIDFESREV, via the coding sequence ATGGGCGCCTACATCCTCCGCCGCCTTCTGCTCATGATCCCGACCCTCGTCGGGATCATGGCGATCAATTTCATCATCATCCAGTTTGCGCCGGGCGGCCCGGTCGAGCGGGTCATCGCCCAGCTTCAGGGCAACGATGTGTCGGCCACCTCGCGGATCAGCGGCGGCGGCTCCGACTTCGGCGGGACGGGCGAGGCGCAGGCAACCCCCGGCGACGTGAACACCTCCAAGTACCGTGGCGCACAGGGGCTGGATCCCGAATTCATCCGCCAGCTCGAGGTCCAGTTCGGGTTCGACAAGCCGCCGCTCGAGCGGTTCCTGACCATGCTCTGGAACTATGCCCGCTTCGACTTCGGCGAGAGCTACTTCCGCGACATCTCGATCCTTGATCTCATCATCGAGAAGCTGCCGGTCTCGGTGTCGCTGGGGCTCTGGATGATGCTGATTTCCTATGCCATCTCGATCCCCCTCGGCATCCGCAAGGCGGTGCGGGAAGGCACGCCCTTCGATGTCTGGACATCCGGCATCATCATCGTCGCCTATGCCATCCCGAGCTTCCTGTTCGCCGTGATGCTGATCGTGTTCTTCGCCGGCGGCTCGTTCCTCGACTGGTTCCCGCTGCGCGGCCTTGCCTCCGACAACTGGGCCCAGCTCTCGTGGCCGGAGCGCATCGTCGACTACATCTGGCACATGACCCTGCCGCTGGTGGCCATGGCCCTCTCCGCCTTCGCCACCACGACACTGCTGACCAAGAACTCGTTCCTGGAGGAAATCCGCAAGCAGTATGTCATCACGGCCCGCGCCAAGGGCCTGACCGACCGCCAGGTCCTCTACGGGCATGTGTTCCGCAATGCCATGCTGATCGTGATCGCCGGGTTTCCGGGCGCCTTCATCTCGGCCTTCTTCGCGGGCGCGCTGCTGATCGAAACCATCTTCTCGCTCGACGGTCTGGGGCTGCTCGGCTTCGAGTCCGTCATCAACCGCGACTACGCGGTCGTGTTTGCAACGCTGTACATCTTCTCCCTGCTCGGCCTGCTCGTGAACCTGCTCTCCGACCTCATGTACACCTGGATCGATCCCCGCATCGATTTTGAAAGTCGGGAGGTCTGA
- a CDS encoding ABC transporter permease encodes MTAPLATPQTAQPELPAKRRLSPLNLRRLANFKANRRGYWSFWIFLVLFGLSLVAELITNDRPILVSYKGELLVPVLVDYPEEKFGGFLAVTDYRDPFIQEQIEADGWMLWPPVRYSYRTVNKDIPVPAPAPPSWQMTKEERCARYPLGAEDPNCVMGNWNWLGTDDQGRDILARLIYGFRISVLFGLALTVASSVIGIAAGAVQGYYGGWVDLLFQRFIEIWTGIPQLYLILIISSVLVPGFWTLFWILLAFSWVALVGVVRAEFLRGRNFEYIAAARALGVSNPVIMWRHLLPNAMVATLTFMPFILNGSISTLTALDFLGFGLPPGSASLGELLAQGKNNLQAPWIAITGFIVVSTMLSLLIFIGEAVRDAFDPRKTFA; translated from the coding sequence ATGACGGCACCGCTCGCCACGCCGCAGACCGCGCAGCCCGAGTTGCCGGCGAAGCGCCGCCTGTCGCCGCTGAACCTGCGCCGCCTGGCCAATTTCAAGGCCAACCGCCGCGGCTACTGGTCCTTCTGGATCTTCCTGGTTCTGTTCGGCCTGTCGCTGGTTGCCGAATTGATCACCAATGACCGGCCAATCCTCGTCTCCTACAAGGGCGAGCTGCTGGTACCGGTGCTGGTCGACTATCCGGAGGAGAAATTCGGCGGCTTCCTTGCGGTCACGGACTACCGCGATCCCTTCATCCAGGAGCAGATCGAGGCCGACGGCTGGATGCTGTGGCCGCCGGTGCGCTACTCCTATCGCACGGTGAACAAGGACATTCCGGTGCCGGCGCCGGCCCCGCCCTCCTGGCAGATGACCAAGGAGGAGCGCTGCGCCCGCTATCCGCTGGGCGCGGAAGATCCCAATTGCGTCATGGGCAACTGGAACTGGCTCGGCACCGACGACCAGGGCCGGGACATCCTCGCACGGCTCATCTACGGCTTCCGCATCTCGGTGCTGTTCGGCCTCGCGCTGACGGTTGCCTCGTCGGTGATCGGCATCGCCGCCGGTGCCGTGCAGGGCTATTACGGCGGCTGGGTCGATCTCCTGTTCCAGCGCTTCATCGAGATCTGGACCGGCATTCCCCAGCTCTACCTGATCCTCATCATCTCGTCGGTGCTGGTGCCCGGATTCTGGACCCTGTTCTGGATCCTGCTTGCCTTTTCCTGGGTGGCGCTGGTCGGCGTCGTGCGGGCCGAGTTCCTGCGGGGGCGCAATTTCGAGTACATCGCTGCGGCCCGCGCGCTCGGCGTGTCCAACCCGGTGATCATGTGGCGGCACCTGCTGCCGAATGCCATGGTGGCAACGCTGACCTTCATGCCTTTCATCCTGAACGGCTCGATCTCCACGCTCACGGCGCTCGACTTCCTCGGCTTCGGACTGCCGCCGGGATCGGCCTCGCTGGGCGAGCTGCTGGCCCAGGGCAAGAACAACCTGCAGGCCCCCTGGATCGCCATCACCGGCTTCATCGTCGTTTCGACCATGCTGAGCCTTCTGATCTTCATCGGCGAGGCTGTCCGTGACGCCTTCGATCCGCGCAAGACCTTTGCGTGA